The proteins below come from a single Rosa rugosa chromosome 2, drRosRugo1.1, whole genome shotgun sequence genomic window:
- the LOC133732597 gene encoding vegetative cell wall protein gp1-like, whose translation MMKLSLLAILVFSLLHFHVVQSDNAPAPAPAPKLANPPPPSSPPPPAASPALTPTASPPASPPTHSPSPAASPKSSPPTSTPPAAAPAVSPATPPPASPVSPAASPSSNGSSPVQAPATQPPTVASPVATPVSAPKSSPSGAPPVAETPETAATPSSSNIPSSETPSESPAMFPSSSSPPSPTPAGLSPEGAAASPASDDTSGSEPKYGVGFILSGLSIWVALAL comes from the coding sequence ATGATGAAACTATCTCTACTTGCTATATTGGTTTTCTCTCTGTTACATTTCCATGTGGTGCAATCAGACAATGCGCCGGCTCCTGCTCCTGCTCCCAAACTCGCAAACCCGCCTCCGCCCTCGTCGCCGCCTCCTCCCGCGGCTTCTCCGGCACTTACTCCGACCGCTTCTCCTCCGGCATCCCCTCCGACTCACTCTCCTTCGCCTGCGGCTTCTCCAAAATCCTCTCCACCAACTTCGACTCCTCCGGCCGCCGCGCCGGCCGTCTCACCGGCAACTCCTCCTCCGGCGTCACCCGTTTCTCCGGCGGCTAGCCCGTCCTCAAATGGGTCGTCGCCGGTTCAAGCCCCGGCCACGCAGCCTCCGACTGTGGCCTCTCCCGTTGCGACTCCGGTGAGCGCTCCGAAGTCAAGCCCATCTGGGGCTCCGCCGGTTGCAGAGACTCCCGAGACTGCGGCAACCCCATCCTCGTCGAACATTCCTTCGTCTGAAACCCCGTCGGAGTCGCCGGCGATGTTCCCGTCGAGCAGTAGCCCACCAAGTCCGACGCCGGCGGGTCTGTCGCCTGAAGGCGCGGCGGCGAGTCCGGCTAGTGATGATACGTCGGGTTCGGAGCCCAAGTATGGAGTTGGGTTCATTTTGAGTGGGCTCTCTATCTGGGTCGCTTTGGCTCTCTAA
- the LOC133732726 gene encoding extensin-2-like produces MASLWPSLLYALAICFMATSVAAGGDDKPYVYASPPPPPSYHYKSPPPYQSKSPPYYYKSPPPPSPSPPPPQYVYKSPPPPYAYKSPPPPSPSPPPPYVYKSPPPPSPSPPPPHVYKSPPPPSPSPPPPYMYKSPPPPSPSPPPPYVYKSPPPPSPSPPPPYIYKSPPPPSPSPPPPYIYKSPPPPPPSPSPPPPYVYKSPPPPPPSPSPPPPYVYKSPPPPSPSPPPPYIYKSPPPPSPSPPPPYVYKSPPPPSPSPPPPYVYKSPPPPSPSPPPPYIYKSPPPPYVYKSPPPPSPSPPPPYIYKSPPPPSPSPPPPYVYKSPPPPSPSPPPPYIYKSPPPPSPSPPPPYVYKSPPPPSPSPPPPYVYKSPPPPSPSPPPPYIYKSPPPPYVYKSPPPPSPSPPPPYIYKSPPPPSPSPPPPYVYKSPPPPSPSPPPPYIYKSPPPPSPSPPPPYVYKSPPPPSPSPPPPYIYKSPPPPSPSPPPPYVYKSPPPPSPSPPPPYIYKSPPPPSPSPPPPYVYKSPPPPSPSPPPPYIYKSPPPPSPSPPPPYVYKSPPPPPPSPSPPPPYIYKSPPPPSPSPPPPYIYKSPPPPSPSPPPPYVYKSPPPPSPSPPPPYIYKSPPPPSPSPPPPYVYKSPPPPSPSPPPPYIYKSPPPPSLSPPPPYIYKSPPPPSPSPPPPYVYKSPPPPPPSPSPPPPYVYKSPPPPSPSPPPPYVYKSPPPPSPSPPPVYYYKSPPPPSPPPPNPYYYKSPPPPTHY; encoded by the coding sequence ATGGCCAGTCTATGGCCAAGCCTGCTGTATGCATTGGCTATATGCTTTATGGCTACCAGTGTAGCTGCTGGTGGTGATGATAAACCTTATGTTTATGCatctccacctccaccaccCTCTTATCACTACAAGTCTCCACCACCTTACCAGTCCAAGTCACCTCCGTACTACTACAAGTCCCCTCCTCCACCTTCACCATCACCTCCTCCTCCACAATATGTGTATAAGTCGCCTCCCCCACCGTATGCTTACAAgtcaccgccaccaccatctccatcacctcctcctccttatGTATACaagtcaccaccaccaccttctCCATCCCCACCTCCTCCTCATGTCTACAAgtcaccgccaccaccatcaccatcacctcCTCCACCATACATGTACaagtcaccaccaccaccatctcctTCACCTCCTCCACCTTATGTCTACaagtcaccaccaccaccttctccatctccacctcctccTTATATTTAtaaatcaccaccaccaccatcaccttCACCTCCTCCACCATACATTTACaagtcaccaccaccaccaccaccatctccttcacctcctcctccttatGTCTACaagtcaccaccaccaccaccgccatcACCATCACCTCCTCCACCCTATGTGTACAAgtccccaccaccaccatcaccgtCACCTCCTCCACCATACATTTACaagtcaccaccaccaccatctccttcacctcctcctccttatGTGTATAagtcacctccaccaccatccCCATCACCTCCTCCACCCTATGTGTACAAgtccccaccaccaccatcaccttCACCTCCTCCACCATACATTTACAAGTCACCACCTCCACCCTATGTCTACAAGTCCCCGCCACCACCATCACCTTCACCTCCTCCACCATACATTTACaagtcaccaccaccaccatctccttcacctcctcctccttatGTGTATAagtcacctccaccaccatcaccatctcctccaccaccatACATTTACAAGTCACCACCTCCACCATCCCCATCACCTCCTCCACCCTATGTGTACAAgtccccaccaccaccatcaccttCACCTCCTCCACCATACGTTTACaagtcaccaccaccaccatcaccttCACCTCCTCCACCATACATTTACAAGTCACCACCTCCACCCTATGTCTACAAGTCCCCGCCACCACCATCACCTTCACCTCCTCCACCGTACATTTACAAGTCACCACCTCCTCCATCCCCATCACCTCCTCCACCCTACGTGTACAAgtccccaccaccaccatcaccttCACCTCCTCCACCATACATTTACaagtcaccaccaccaccatctccttcacctcctcctccttatGTCTACAAGTCACCACCACCGCCATCAccatctcctccaccaccatACATCTACAAGTCACCACCTCCTCCATCCCCATCACCTCCTCCACCCTATGTGTACAAgtccccaccaccaccatcaccttCACCTCCTCCACCATACATTTACAagtcacctccaccaccatctccttcacctcctcctccttatGTCTACaagtcaccaccaccaccatcaccatctcctccaccaccatACATTTACAAGTCACCACCTCCTCCGTCTCCATCACCTCCCCCTCCCTATGTGTACaagtcaccaccaccaccaccaccttctccatctccacctcctccTTACATTTAtaaatcaccaccaccaccatcaccgtcgcctcctcctccttacaTTTACaagtctcctcctcctccatctccaTCACCACCCCCACCATATGTTTACaagtcaccaccaccaccatcaccatctcctccaccaccatACATTTACAAGTCACCACCTCCTCCATCTCCATCACCTCCCCCTCCCTATGTGTACAAATCACCGCCACCACcttctccatctccacctcctccCTACATTTAtaaatcaccaccaccaccatcactgTCACCTCCTCCTCCTTACATTTACaagtctcctcctcctccatctccaTCACCACCCCCACCATATGTTTACaagtcaccaccaccaccaccaccgtctCCGTCACCTCCCCCTCCTTATGTCTATAAGTCCCCACCTCCTCCATCCCcatcgcctcctcctccttatgTTTAcaaatcaccaccaccaccatcaccttCGCCTCCTCCAGTTTACTACTATAAGTCGCCACCTCCACCATCACCCCCACCGCCCAACCCTTATTATTACAAATCTCCTCCACCACCAACTCATTACTAA
- the LOC133733964 gene encoding inactive beta-amylase 4, chloroplastic isoform X1 — protein sequence MAMAENGGVVCKCTARRSFRFRQPKHSNLRNLSRIPLFTRRPSLAGKLTLLSTSAQEKSRPAVLSSMRHKKIPIYVMMPVDAFCIDGSGIPRIRRLKALTASLKALKLAGVHGIAVEVWWGIVERFSPLAYDWSLYEKLFKLISESGLKVHVALSFHSNVNCSSCTNGGVSLPLWITQIGDSNKHIYYRDKNGFSSDDYLTLGVDNLPLFCGRTALQCYEDFMTSFVKKFESHIGSVIEEICVGLGPSGELRYPAHFGDGIWKFPGIGEFQCYDKYMLDNLKMAACEEGKPQWGEGGPPNAGYYNSLPSGAPFFEEGEESFLSDYGCFFLEWYSGSLLGHADAILAKAAKILKKYQEDKQTSILLVAKIGGIYWWYQTVAHPAELTAGYYNTALRDGYDPVASIFSRHGAALHVSCLEMMDGETPESYLCSPEGLLQQLWSVSKKRIIHLIGRNTNERFDRVSLWQIHANCYHSQAEVVRSFTYFRMDDKIFRTENWSNFVPFVRKMSTSWLSS from the exons ATGGCAATGGCTGAGAATGGTGGAGTGGTCTGCAAATGCACAGCCAGGAGGAGTTTCCGCTTCAGACAACCCAAGCACTCCAATCTCCGAAACCTTTCCAGAATTCCTCTCTTCACTCGCCGCCCATCTCTTGCCGGAAAACTTACCCTTCTCAG CACGAGTGCACAAGAGAAATCGAGGCCTGCGGTATTGTCATCTATGAGACATAAGAAAATTCCCATATATGTGATGATGCCTGTTGATGCATTCTGCATAGATGGTTCTGGGATTCCAAGGATTAGGAG ACTCAAGGCCTTAACTGCATCTCTAAAAGCACTCAAGTTAGCAGGTGTCCATGGAATTGCAGTTGAGGTTTGGTGGGGAATCGTAGAACGTTTCTCTCCCCTTGCATATGACTGGTCTCTATATGAAAAGCTATTTAAGCTGATTTCTGAGTCAGGGTTAAAGGTGCATGTTGCCTTGTCTTTTCACTCAAATGTAAACTGTTCTTCTTGCACAAATGGGGGTGTAAGTCTTCCTCTTTGGATCACACAG ATTGGTGACAGCAATAAGCATATATACTATCGAGACAAAAATGGGTTTTCAAGTGATGATTATCTTACACTAGGGGTTGATAACCTTCCTCTGTTTTGTGGCCGGACTGCCCTTCAATGTTATGAAGATTTTATGACCAGTTTTGTTAAGAAATTTGAATCCCATATTGGAAGTGTCATAGAAGAAATTTGTGTTGGTCTTGGTCCTTCTGGTGAACTTAG GTATCCTGCACATTTTGGTGATGGTATATGGAAGTTCCCTGGAATTGGCGAGTTCCAGTGCTATGACAAGTACAT GCTGGACAACCTAAAGATGGCCGCATGTGAGGAAGGGAAGCCTCAATGGGGAGAAGGGGGACCACCAAATGCTGGCTATTACAATAGTCTTCCATCTGGAGCTCCTTTCTTTGAAGAGGGAGAGGAAAGCTTTCTTTCTGATTATGGGTGCTTTTTCCTT GAATGGTATAGTGGTAGTTTGCTTGGTCATGCAGATGCTATTCTTGCAAAGGCAGCCAAAATTTTGAAGAAGTATCAAGAAGACAAGCAAACTTCTATTCTCTTAGTGGCTAAAATTGGTGGAATATATTGGTGGTACCAGACAGTAGCACACCCTGCTGAACTCACAGCTGGATACTACAACACTGCTCTTAGGGATGGTTATGATCCTGTTGCCTCAATTTTTTCTCGTCATGGAGCTGCTTTGCATGTGTC CTGCTTGGAAATGATGGATGGTGAGACACCAGAATCCTATCTCTGCAGCCCAGAAGGATTACTGCAACAG TTATGGAGTGTTTCAAAGAAAAGGATAATACATTTGATCGGGAGAAACACCAACGAACGATTTGACAGG GTTAGTTTATGGCAAATACATGCCAACTGTTACCATTCACAGGCGGAAGTTGTAAGATCATTTACTTATTTCAGGATGGATGATAAGATCTTTAGGACTGAAAACTGGAGTAACTTCGTTCCTTTTGTTAGAAAAATGAGCACAAGTTGGTTAAGCAGCTGA
- the LOC133733964 gene encoding inactive beta-amylase 4, chloroplastic isoform X2, translated as MAMAENGGVVCKCTARRSFRFRQPKHSNLRNLSRIPLFTRRPSLAGKLTLLSTSAQEKSRPAVLSSMRHKKIPIYVMMPVDAFCIDGSGIPRIRRLKALTASLKALKLAGVHGIAVEVWWGIVERFSPLAYDWSLYEKLFKLISESGLKVHVALSFHSNVNCSSCTNGGVSLPLWITQIGDSNKHIYYRDKNGFSSDDYLTLGVDNLPLFCGRTALQCYEDFMTSFVKKFESHIGSVIEEICVGLGPSGELRYPAHFGDGIWKFPGIGEFQCYDKYMLDNLKMAACEEGKPQWGEGGPPNAGYYNSLPSGAPFFEEGEESFLSDYGCFFLEWYSGSLLGHADAILAKAAKILKKYQEDKQTSILLVAKIGGIYWWYQTVAHPAELTAGYYNTALRDGYDPVASIFSRHGAALHVSCLEMMDGETPESYLCSPEGLLQQLWSVSKKRIIHLIGRNTNERFDRVYLSFVHNSKTKLHLMTVSRITHTHRQQMHTIYDVQMC; from the exons ATGGCAATGGCTGAGAATGGTGGAGTGGTCTGCAAATGCACAGCCAGGAGGAGTTTCCGCTTCAGACAACCCAAGCACTCCAATCTCCGAAACCTTTCCAGAATTCCTCTCTTCACTCGCCGCCCATCTCTTGCCGGAAAACTTACCCTTCTCAG CACGAGTGCACAAGAGAAATCGAGGCCTGCGGTATTGTCATCTATGAGACATAAGAAAATTCCCATATATGTGATGATGCCTGTTGATGCATTCTGCATAGATGGTTCTGGGATTCCAAGGATTAGGAG ACTCAAGGCCTTAACTGCATCTCTAAAAGCACTCAAGTTAGCAGGTGTCCATGGAATTGCAGTTGAGGTTTGGTGGGGAATCGTAGAACGTTTCTCTCCCCTTGCATATGACTGGTCTCTATATGAAAAGCTATTTAAGCTGATTTCTGAGTCAGGGTTAAAGGTGCATGTTGCCTTGTCTTTTCACTCAAATGTAAACTGTTCTTCTTGCACAAATGGGGGTGTAAGTCTTCCTCTTTGGATCACACAG ATTGGTGACAGCAATAAGCATATATACTATCGAGACAAAAATGGGTTTTCAAGTGATGATTATCTTACACTAGGGGTTGATAACCTTCCTCTGTTTTGTGGCCGGACTGCCCTTCAATGTTATGAAGATTTTATGACCAGTTTTGTTAAGAAATTTGAATCCCATATTGGAAGTGTCATAGAAGAAATTTGTGTTGGTCTTGGTCCTTCTGGTGAACTTAG GTATCCTGCACATTTTGGTGATGGTATATGGAAGTTCCCTGGAATTGGCGAGTTCCAGTGCTATGACAAGTACAT GCTGGACAACCTAAAGATGGCCGCATGTGAGGAAGGGAAGCCTCAATGGGGAGAAGGGGGACCACCAAATGCTGGCTATTACAATAGTCTTCCATCTGGAGCTCCTTTCTTTGAAGAGGGAGAGGAAAGCTTTCTTTCTGATTATGGGTGCTTTTTCCTT GAATGGTATAGTGGTAGTTTGCTTGGTCATGCAGATGCTATTCTTGCAAAGGCAGCCAAAATTTTGAAGAAGTATCAAGAAGACAAGCAAACTTCTATTCTCTTAGTGGCTAAAATTGGTGGAATATATTGGTGGTACCAGACAGTAGCACACCCTGCTGAACTCACAGCTGGATACTACAACACTGCTCTTAGGGATGGTTATGATCCTGTTGCCTCAATTTTTTCTCGTCATGGAGCTGCTTTGCATGTGTC CTGCTTGGAAATGATGGATGGTGAGACACCAGAATCCTATCTCTGCAGCCCAGAAGGATTACTGCAACAG TTATGGAGTGTTTCAAAGAAAAGGATAATACATTTGATCGGGAGAAACACCAACGAACGATTTGACAGGGTATATCTATCCTTTGTGCACAACAGTAAAACTAAGCTTCATCTTATGACCGTATCTAggataacacacacacacagacagcAGATGCACACTATATATGATGTACAAATGT GTTAG
- the LOC133730584 gene encoding ABC transporter G family member 9-like, with protein sequence MELEIQIDKSSPDETPSIFKKSIRPVTLKFEDVIYKIRIKNVGIGGILWPQRSKETEKVILKGVTGMAEPGEILALLGPSGSGKTTLLTALGGRLGGQLAGSITYNGKPISNAMKRNTGFVSQYDFLYPHLTVVETLVFTALLRLPNALTKEEKVSQAESVIAQLGLTQCRNSIIGHEFLRCVSGGERRRVSIGQELLVNPSLLILDEPTSGLDSTTAQCIVSALSELASGGRTIVMTIHQPSSRLFYMFHKLLLLSEGNALYFGKVSAVMDYFSNIGFASSVPMNPADFLLDLANGLTSDGAHANESMDDHMQSIVVAYKERLSEKLKEELAGKRFNEDKLSNGPEDNSKEEFGRWPTTWWQQFSVLLRRGVRERKHESFSPLKIFEVLAVSLLTALLWWKSHISHLQDQIGIFFFICGFWGFFPLLEAISTFPQEHKMLQKERSSGTYRLSSYFMSRIVADLPMELVLPTLFLAITYWSAGLKSTIGHFLHALLVLLLSVSVSQGLGLALGALVMDHEVAMTLGSVFMLSFLLVGGYYVQQVPRFISWIKYLSFSHYSYKLFLGSQYKTDETYPCDDAGGVCVIADYPAIKMVGLDGQFSSVIALVFMLVGYRLIAYVALMRIGVTGK encoded by the exons ATGGAATTAGAGATCCAGATTGACAAAAGCTCCCCAGATGAAACCCCCTCCATCTTTAAGAAATCGATTCGGCCAGTCACATTGAAG TTTGAGGACGTAATCTACAAGATCAGAATCAAGAATGTGGGAATAGGAGGAATATTATGGCCACAGAGGAGCAAGGAGACTGAGAAAGTGATATTGAAGGGTGTGACAGGAATGGCAGAACCAGGTGAAATTCTAGCATTGTTAGGTccatccggaagtggcaaaacGACTCTCCTAACCGCACTAGGAGGCCGTCTCGGTGGCCAACTCGCCGGAAGCATAACCTACAACGGCAAACCCATATCGAACGCAATGAAAAGAAACACCGGATTCGTTTCCCAATACGATTTTCTCTATCCCCATCTAACCGTGGTCGAAACCCTAGTTTTCACTGCCCTTCTCCGCTTGCCAAACGCTCtaaccaaggaagagaaggtaTCCCAAGCTGAATCGGTTATAGCCCAACTCGGATTAACCCAGTGCCGAAACAGCATTATAGGTCATGAGTTCCTGAGGTGTGTTTCAGGAGGCGAGCGGAGAAGGGTGAGCATAGGGCAAGAGTTGCTTGTAAACCCTAGCTTGCTCATATTGGACGAACCAACCTCCGGCCTCGATTCCACCACAGCTCAATGCATCGTTTCGGCATTGTCTGAGTTAGCCAGTGGTGGAAGAACAATAGTGATGACAATACACCAGCCTTCCAGTAGGCTGTTCTACATGTTTCACAAGCTGTTGCTGTTATCGGAAGGAAATGCTTTGTATTTTGGCAAGGTCTCTGCAGTCATGGACTACTTTTCGAACATAGGGTTTGCCTCATCTGTACCCATGAATCCTGCTGATTTTCTCTTGGACCTTGCTAATG GGTTGACAAGTGATGGTGCGCATGCAAATGAGTCCATGGATGATCACATGCAGAGCATCGTTGTGGCCTATAAGGAGAGGCTTTCGGAGAAATTGAAGGAGGAACTTGCAGGCAAACGATTCAATGAAGATAAATTATCAAATGGTCCAGAAGACAATAGTAAGGAGGAGTTTGGGAGGTGGCCGACAACATGGTGGCAGCAATTCAGTGTGTTGTTGAGGAGAGGAGTGAGGGAGAGGAAGCATGAGTCCTTCTCTCCTCTCAAGATTTTTGAGGTGCTTGCAGTCTCTCTTCTTACTGCCCTACTATGGTGGAAATCGCATATTTCCCACTTACAAGATCAG ATTgggattttcttctttatttgcGGATTCTGGGGCTTTTTTCCTCTCTTAGAAGCAATCTCTACATTTCCCCAAGAGCACAAGATGCTCCAAAAGGAACGGTCTTCTGGCACTTACAGACTTTCCTCCTATTTCATGTCAAGGATTGTCGCTGACCTACCCATGGAACTTGTTCTTCCTACCCTATTCCTCGCAATAACATACTGGTCGGCAGGCCTAAAATCCACTATTGGACATTTCTTGCATGCCTTGTTGGTTCTGTTACTCAGTGTTTCAGTTTCTCAAGGCTTAGGACTTGCTCTTGGTGCTTTGGTAATGGACCATGAGGTGGCCATGACACTTGGATCGGTCTTCATGTTGTCATTCCTTCTAGTTGGTGGGTACTATGTTCAACAGGTGCCTAGATTTATATCTTGGATCAAGTACCTTTCTTTCTCTCACTACTCGTACAAACTCTTCTTGGGGTCTCAATACAAGACAGATGAGACATATCCATGTGACGATGCTGGAGGAGTTTGCGTGATTGCAGATTATCCAGCTATAAAAATGGTGGGGCTTGATGGACAATTTAGCTCTGTGATTGCTTTGGTTTTCATGCTTGTAGGTTACAGGCTAATTGCTTATGTCGCCCTCATGAGGATTGGGGTTACAGGAAAATAA